One Rhinoderma darwinii isolate aRhiDar2 chromosome 6, aRhiDar2.hap1, whole genome shotgun sequence DNA window includes the following coding sequences:
- the LOC142656532 gene encoding syntaxin-binding protein 4-like isoform X1 — protein sequence MASATGYMRLLIARDDEARKEFSELLEKCSSHSDNGSSRSSPIMHSCRYLESTSSESSSRSQSPLLLSPASSHSQFGGSSGLSSYSTASDLGVQNISVLKSTGLGLVINGGSNRQEGPMVYVQEVITDGDSFRDGRLRSGDQLLSINKDSMIGVTNEEAKRILARARFRQNSCTDVSFIPNTGRKSSFSGSSSSTSLQNRIMGNGLTSCRLKVHVRSPECRHENNVPSPSPDICPPELTISAPVSPPNHRISTGNKQKVSLDPHVRIKGEKMDLILQFLGMEVSEEKRREIHQGLITDCQGTVAYGDFLQVLGDSLQDELEDAGLNASSILFTHCEAASLVDTCAFHSPVTKELDVPRFFDNLDLEKLQEDVSELKQEVRRLKVLLREVETSKKEAEEELQKINQKVMGLLSENRCLQNKLQVAEMAQRRAHSAEHDYEEVIHLLETEISELKSQMSGKKKLMAIEVQEGMDLNRRLSLSDCQLRKSEVTRKHLEVSNKKLLNFVQKIQKILCTSLQLNVEKRAGDVEDGPDEGPQNVCLPSAQLLASEVTDILESCTACPFSCGDFHKYNQTSHEPGGPSSRKESWPSAPSPLPTPNLSRSEELLYTAKVSNEKPK from the exons ATGGCATCTGCTACCGGATACATGCGACTTCTCATAGCTCGGGATGATGAGGCCAG GAAGGAATTCTCTGAACTGTTGGAGAAATGCAGTTCTCATAGTGACAATGGGTCTTCCCGGAGTTCCCCCATAATGCACAGCT GCAGGTACCTGGAAAGCACGTCTTCAGAGTCCTCCTCCCGCTCCCAGAGTCCTTTGCTTCTTAGTCCCGCCAGCTCCCATAGCCAATTTGGTGGGAGTAGTGGGTTGTCTTCATACTCTACAGCAAG TGACTTGGGGGTCCAGAATATTTCCGTACTTAAGTCTACGGGACTGGGGCTGGTGATCAATGGAGGCTCCAATCGGCAGGAGGGGCCCATGGTCTATGTACAGGAAGTGATAACTGATGGAGACAGCTTCCGG GATGGGCGGCTACGATCGGGAGACCAGTTGCTGTCGATCAACAAAGACTCCATGATTGGAGTCACCAATGAAGAAGCCAAACGAATTCTGGCCAGAGCCCGGTTCAG GCAGAACAGCTGCACGGACGTGTCCTTCATACCAAATACAGGCCGAAAATCCAGTTTCTCCGGGTCCAGTAGTTCTACCTCGCTGCAAAACAGGATTATGGGAAATGGGCTGACCTCCTGCCGACTTAAGGTCCACGTCCGGTCTCCAGAG tgccGTCATGAAAATAACGTGCCTTCTCCGTCCCCCGATATCTGCCCCCCTGAACTCACCATATCGG CTCCTGTGTCTCCGCCAAATCAcagaatatctacagggaacaagcAAAAAGTCTCCTTAGATCCCCATGTCCGTATCAAAGGGGAAAAGATGGATTTG ATCCTGCAGTTCCTTGGGATGGAAGTAtcagaggagaagaggagagAGATCCACCAGGGCCTGATCACAGACTGTCAGGGAACAGTGGCATATGGAG ATTTCCTTCAAGTCCTCGGTGACAGTCTACAAGATGAATTGGAAGACGCCGGTCTGAACGCCAGCTCTATACTCTTCACCCATTGTGAAGCGGCCAGTTTAGTGGACACATGTGCGTTCCATTCCCCGGTCACTAAG GAGTTGGATGTTCCAAGGTTCTTCGATAACTTAGATCTGGAGAAACTGCAGGAGGACGTGTCGGAGTTGAAGCAGGAGGTGCGACGGCTGAAG GTTCTACTTCGAGAGGTAGAAACAAGTAAAAAAGAAGCAGAAGAAGAGCTACAGAAGATTAACCAG AAAGTAATGGGACTTCTGTCAGAGAACCGCTGTCTTCAGAACAAGCTGCAGGTAGCAGAGATGGCACAGCGCCGAGCACACAGCGCAGAACACGACTATGAGGAGGTCATTCACCTTCTAGAAACCGAGATCTCTGAACTTAAGAGCCAGATGTCCGGAAAGAAGAAGCTCATGGCCATAGAAGTCCAAGAG GGTATGGATCTAAACAGACGGTTATCACTGTCTGATTGTCAACTGCGGAAATCTGAAGTTACTCGCAAACATCTGGAGGTGTCCAATAAGAAGCTACTGAACTTCGTACAG AAAATCCAGAAAATATTATGCACTTCCCTCCAGCTCAATGTCGAGAAAAG agCTGGAGATGTAGAGGACGGTCCTGACGAGGGTCCTCAGAATGTGTGCCTGCCCTCTGCTCAGCTGCTGGCTTCAGAAGTTACTGATATACTAGAGTCATGTACAG CCTGTCCCTTCTCCTGTGGTGATTTTCACAAGTACAACCAAACATCACACGAACCGGG TGGACCCTCAAGCCGAAAAGAGAGCTGGCCCTCCGCCCCATCGCCGCTACCCACACCCAACCTCAGCCGTAGCGAAGAACTTCTGTACACAGCCAAAGTgtcaaatgaaaaaccaaaataa